A part of Candidatus Omnitrophota bacterium genomic DNA contains:
- the ftsA gene encoding cell division protein FtsA, with product MFNNYICALDISSSKISAVAAEIKSRHIANIFFETASSKGVKKGAVVNSIDLTGSIGNTLKSLKAKSGMNIKFIYASISGLDIVTKHSGAIIPLAERGNKVITTSDIRQVNEQARILGSSMDEEIIHQITHNYAIDSNNNISNPLGLYSHRLEVDLYLICAKLSFIQSLIRATNQAGYEIKDVFFSGLCTSEAVFNEDLKKGKAILCDIGSDITELLLFKDGVFKDMRILSVGGDDLTLQLSEKLKIPFDLAEDIKRSHGAIGDYSQTGHDKEVLIKQDNMYKPINQKAACEILTSAAKLICQDIKEALTKMCPIDDVNHFIATGRAVLLEGFLETLENTIGTSVKLGRITNPHIISWANNNELLGQKYLTHTTSLGIICHLLGGRKPQFLPDYQTTRNPILNTINKFKEIYQEYF from the coding sequence ATGTTCAATAATTATATTTGTGCCTTAGATATAAGTTCTAGTAAGATTTCTGCGGTCGCTGCGGAAATCAAAAGCAGGCATATTGCTAATATCTTCTTTGAAACGGCCTCATCAAAAGGGGTAAAGAAAGGCGCGGTAGTAAATTCCATAGACCTGACCGGTTCCATCGGCAATACATTAAAGAGCCTTAAAGCAAAATCCGGTATGAATATCAAGTTCATCTATGCCAGCATCTCAGGGTTGGATATAGTTACCAAACATAGCGGCGCAATCATACCTCTTGCCGAGAGAGGCAATAAGGTGATAACTACTAGCGATATACGGCAGGTAAATGAGCAGGCGCGCATATTAGGTTCAAGCATGGATGAAGAGATCATCCATCAGATAACGCACAATTATGCCATAGATTCGAATAATAATATCTCAAATCCCCTTGGCTTATACAGCCACAGGCTGGAAGTGGATTTATACCTGATTTGCGCTAAGCTTTCTTTTATACAGAGCCTTATCCGGGCCACGAATCAGGCAGGGTATGAAATAAAAGACGTATTCTTTTCCGGCCTTTGTACGAGCGAGGCAGTATTCAACGAAGACCTCAAAAAAGGCAAGGCCATACTTTGCGATATCGGTTCGGATATTACCGAACTGCTTCTCTTTAAAGACGGGGTGTTTAAGGATATGAGGATATTATCCGTAGGCGGAGATGATTTGACCCTGCAATTGTCCGAAAAGCTCAAGATACCCTTTGATCTGGCGGAGGATATCAAGCGGTCTCATGGCGCCATAGGTGATTATAGCCAGACAGGCCATGATAAGGAGGTCCTGATCAAACAGGACAATATGTACAAACCCATAAATCAGAAAGCGGCTTGTGAGATCCTCACCTCCGCGGCAAAATTAATCTGCCAGGATATTAAAGAGGCATTAACAAAGATGTGCCCCATTGATGACGTGAATCATTTCATAGCTACGGGAAGGGCCGTACTCCTGGAGGGGTTCCTGGAAACGCTTGAGAATACTATCGGCACTTCCGTAAAATTAGGCCGCATTACTAACCCCCATATTATTTCCTGGGCGAATAATAACGAGCTCCTGGGCCAGAAATATTTAACCCACACTACTTCCTTGGGGATAATTTGTCATTTGCTGGGAGGGCGAAAACCCCAGTTCCTGCCTGACTACCAGACTACGCGTAACCCCATCCTGAATACCATAAATAAATTCAAAGAGATATACCAGGAATACTTTTAA